The proteins below are encoded in one region of Pseudophryne corroboree isolate aPseCor3 chromosome 8, aPseCor3.hap2, whole genome shotgun sequence:
- the LOC134948773 gene encoding uncharacterized protein LOC134948773, with protein sequence MSYSFCIFLCLCVNFILIEAVEDIQEYFLSLKSSCTIAERAIFSVDINFLEHLHRKLESHLEVLIAMLIACHHFISGNSTLLPMLEDISQHTVLLIEDIQTRINHLFDCNQTPGYSAPLLSVGVGRPRFIVSREQIQYLWELGFSWIRIATCLNISVSTLYRRRQELNLPTSSDNRFSDICDDELDQHILSFLNSTPNAGESYIQGSLRSRALRVQRWKIRRRLQLLDPVGRAVRKRRAIQRRVYSVPGPNHLWHIDSNHKLISWRFVFHGCIDGFSRNIIYLKTATNNNASTTLQLFQKGVSRFGLPLRVRGDMGVENINIARYMINSRGPNRGSFITGQSVHNQRIERLWAELNRVVIYYFKDLFLWMEHRGILNTNNECHLFALHYVYLRRINHAVTEFVAQWNNHLMSTERYHSPMQLWTAGMLHNPMFDTEVNIDEYGIDNYGSTATIETNNNVVVPDNTIILDVDEMTNLCLQFDPTTNDFNHGVEHFKNTCDFLERLNIIV encoded by the exons ATGAGTTACTCTTTTTGTATTTTCCTCTGTTTATGTGTTAATTTCATATTAATCGAGGCAGTGGAAGATATTCAAGAATATTTTCTTTCACTAAAGTCAAGCTGTACTATTGCAGAAAGGGCTATTTTTTCAGTGGATATAAATTTTTTGGAACATCTACATAGAAAACTTGAAAGCCATTTAGAAGTTTTAATTGCAATGCTCATTGCATGTCACCATTTTATTAGCGGAAACAGTACTTTACTTCCAATGCTAGAAGACATATCTCAGCATACAGTTTTGTTAATTGAGGATATCCAAACCAGGATCAATCATTTATTTGACTGTAATCAAACACCTGGATATTCTGCTCCCCTTCTAAGTGTCGGTGTAGGTAGGCCAAG gttcatTGTTTCTAGAGAACAGATACAATATTTGTGGGAACTAGGCTTTTCGTGGATTCGAATAGCAACTTGCTTAAACATCAGTGTTTCAACTTTGTACAGAAGACGACAAGAACTAAACTTGCCTACATCTTCTGACAACAGATTCAGTGATATATGTGATGATGAACTTGATCAGCATATCTTGAGTTTTCTAAATTCCACACCAAATGCTGGAGAAAGTTATATTCAAGGTAGTCTCAGAAGCCGAGCACTGAGAGTACAGAGGTGGAAAATTAGAAGGAGGCTGCAACTTCTGGATCCTGTTGGCCGAGCTGTTCGTAAAAGACGGGCTATTCAGCGTAGAGTTTATAGTGTACCAGGTCCAAATCATTTGTG GCATATTGACAGTAACCACAAGCTAATCTCTTGGAGATTTGTGTTCCATGGTTGCATAGATGGGTTCAGCAGAAATATAATTTATCTTAAAACTGCTACAAACAATAATGCATCAACAACACTGCAATTATTTCAAAAAGGTGTATCAAGGTTTGGATTACCATTACGAGTAAGAGGAGACATGGGTGTTGAAAATATTAACATAGCACGTTACATGATTAACTCAAGAGGACCTAATAGGGGTAGCTTCATAACTGGCCAGAGTGTTCACAATCAACGGATAGAACGCTTATGGGCAGAATTAAACAGAGTTGTCATCTACTActttaaagatttatttttatGGATGGAGCATAGAGGAATACTAAATACTAACAATGAGTGCCATCTCTTTGCTTTGCATTATGTATATCTGAGAAGAATTAATCATGCAGTAACAGAATTTGTTGCACAATGGAATAATCACCTTATGAGCACTGAAAGATACCATTCCCCAATGCAGTTATGGACAGCTGGAATGCTTCATAATCCAATGTTTGACACAGAAGTAAACATCGATGAGTATGGCATAGATAACTATGGCTCTACAGCCACAATAGAAACAAATAATAATGTTGTTGTACCAGACAATACCATTATATTGGATGTAGATGAGATGACAAACCTTTGTCTACAATTTGATCCCACAACAAATGATTTTAACCACGGAGTTGAACATTTTAAGAACACCTGTGATTTTCTTGAACGTCTAAATATAATTGTATAA